In a genomic window of Chrysemys picta bellii isolate R12L10 chromosome 1, ASM1138683v2, whole genome shotgun sequence:
- the LOC101936139 gene encoding histone H2B 8, whose translation MPEPAKSAPAPKKGSKKAVTKTQKKGDKKRRKTRKESYSIYVYKVLKQVHPDTGISSKAMGIMNSFVNDIFERIAGEASRLAHYNKRSTITSREIQTAVRLLLPGELAKHAVSEGTKAVTKYTSSK comes from the coding sequence ATGCCTGAACCAGCGAAATCCGCTCCAGCGCCTAAGAAAGGGTCTAAGAAAGCTGTCACTAAGACTCAGAAGAAGGGCGACAAGAAGCGTAGAAAGACTAGGAAGGAAAGTTACTCTATCTACGTGTATAAAGTGCTGAAGCAAGTTCACCCAGACACTGGTATTTCTTCTAAGGCCATGGGCATCATGAACTCCTTTGTGAACGACATCTTCGAGCGTATCGCAGGGGAGGCGTCTCGTCTGGCGCATTACAACAAGCGCTCGACTATCACTTCCCGGGAGATTCAGACCGCTGTAAGACTGCTGCTGCCGGGCGAGTTAGCCAAACACGCGGTGTCTGAGGGCACTAAGGCTGTTACCAAGTACACCAGCTCTAAGTAG
- the LOC101935872 gene encoding histone H2A.J, protein MSGRGKQGGKVRAKAKSRSSRAGLQFPVGRVHRLLRKGNYAERVGAGAPVYMAAVLEYLTAEILELAGNAARDNKKTRIIPRHLQLAIRNDEELNKLLGKVTIAQGGVLPNIQAVLLPKKTESHKAKSK, encoded by the coding sequence ATGTCGGGCCGAGGAAAGCAGGGCGGTAAAGTGAGGGCGAAGGCCAAGTCTCGTTCTTCGAGAGCTGGGCTACAGTTCCCTGTAGGTCGTGTGCACCGTCTTCTCCGCAAAGGTAACTATGCTGAGCGGGTGGGTGCTGGCGCCCCGGTCTATATGGCCGCGGTATTGGAGTATCTGACCGCTGAAATTCTGGAGCTAGCTGGCAACGCTGCGCGAGACAACAAGAAAACCAGAATCATTCCCCGTCACCTACAGCTCGCCATCCGAAACGACGAGGAGCTCAACAAACTGTTGGGGAAAGTCACCATTGCTCAAGGGGGTGTTTTGCCCAATATCCAGGCTGTGCTGCTGCCCAAGAAAACTGAGAGCCATAAGGCGAAGAGCAAGTAA
- the LOC135974353 gene encoding histone H3: MARTKQTARKSTGGKAPRKQLATKAARKSAPATGGVKKPHRYRPGTVALREIRRYQKSTELLIRKLPFQRLVREIAQDFKTDLRFQSSAVMALQEASEAYLVGLFEDTNLCAIHAKRVTIMPKDIQLARRIRGERA; the protein is encoded by the coding sequence ATGGCGAGAACAAAGCAAACAGCTCGCAAGTCTACTGGGGGTAAAGCTCCCCGTAAACAGCTGGCTACTAAAGCTGCCCGTAAAAGTGCTCCTGCGACGGGAGGAGTGAAAAAACCTCATCGCTACCGGCCCGGCACCGTGGCTCTGCGGGAGATTCGCCGTTACCAGAAATCTACTGAGCTGCTCATCCGCAAGTTGCCCTTCCAGCGCCTGGTCCGTGAAATCGCCCAGGACTTCAAGACCGATTTGCGCTTCCAGAGCTCGGCCGTTATGGCTCTACAGGAGGCTAGTGAGGCTTACTTGGTTGGGCTTTTTGAGGACACCAACCTGTGTGCTATTCACGCCAAGAGAGTCACCATCATGCCCAAGGACATCCAGTTAGCCCGGCGTATCCGCGGAGAGAGAGCTTAA
- the LOC101935600 gene encoding histone H1-like: MSETAPVVAAAAAPAPASKAPAKKAKKAAGGSKLRKPSGPSVTELITKAVSASKERKGLSLAALKKVLAAGGYDVEKNNSRIKLGLKSLVSKGILVQTKGTGASGSFKLNKKPGEIKEKAPKKKPAAKPKKPAAKKPASTAKKPKKAAAVKKSPKKAKKPAASAAKKAAKSPKKAKPAKPKKAAKSPAKAKAVKPKAAKPKPTKPKAGKAKKAAPKKK, translated from the coding sequence ATGTCTGAAACTGCGCCTGTagttgcagcagcagctgcccctgctccagcctctaaGGCTCCAGCTAAAAAGGCAAAGAAGGCAGCCGGGGGTTCGAAACTCCGGAAGCCCTCGGGCCCCAGCGTAACCGAGCTGATCACTAAGGCAGTATCAGCCTCTAAGGAGCGCAAAGGGCTCTCTTTGGCTGCTCTTAAGAAAGTTTTGGCAGCTGGCGGGTACGATGTAGAAAAGAACAATAGCCGTATTAAGCTGGGGCTGAAGAGTCTGGTGAGCAAAGGCATTTTGGTGCAGACTAAAGGTACTGGTGCCTCTGGTTCCTTCAAACTCAACAAGAAGCCTGGCGAAATCAAGGAAAAGGCACCCAAGAAAAAGCCAGCGGCAAAGCCTAAGAAACCAGCTGCCAAGAAACCCGCCAGCACCGCTAAGAAGCCTAAGAAAGCTGCGGCGGTGAAAAAGAGCCCGAAGAAAGCCAAGAAACCAGCGGCTTCCGCGGCTAAGAAAGCGGCCAAGAGCCCGAAAAAGGCCAAGCCCGCCAAGCCCAAAAAGGCAGCTAAGAGCCCGGCTAAGGCCAAGGCGGTGAAGCCCAAGGCTGCCAAGCCTAAACCAACCAAACCTAAAGCAGGAAAGGCTAAGAAGGCAGCGCCCAAGAAGAAGTGA